A genomic region of Branchiostoma lanceolatum isolate klBraLanc5 chromosome 4, klBraLanc5.hap2, whole genome shotgun sequence contains the following coding sequences:
- the LOC136433463 gene encoding putative N-acetylated-alpha-linked acidic dipeptidase, producing the protein MAENASGYRGVRRRPFLLLGTGCALFGLVLGIIIGYFAIPKRATPWSAALTREGDPSIAARLQREVTPDNIRENLRELTARPHIAGKEMDLGVAQLLRDRWLEYGFDSARLVPYDVLLAYPSRDPNRLSRVSLLESDGTVVVESQQQEAGVDDPEAEPPFNAYSGSGEVQGELVYVNFARAEDFQTLVRDLGVDVAGKVCIARYGKIFRGDKVNQAGQFGCAGLILYSDPEQCVAPGMAVWPDGWMMPSTGVQRGTVKGTNGDVLTPFYPANEYAYRLPEQDAGLPTIPVHPISYGVAVEILRNMAGPEAPLDWQGGLDITYHLGPGYTGPTSSRTVRLVVNQDREVRTTYNVIGTIRGAVEPDRYVIVGNHHDAWVYGGVDPSSGTAVLLELARAMGKLKGEGWRPRRTVVFGSWGAEEEGLIGSGEFVEDYIRSLQERTVAYLNCDSVASGNFSLSVAASPLLHSMIREASKKVPDPYEPSKKLYDTWRMKRPEEEGNPDTRPKINKLGAGSDYAPFFQHAGIASSSMRSDIDPALGVTSYPLYHSAYENFDLQDRFIDPDWTVHQAVGRLWGEMAVILADALVLPLDVRDYATALQQMMDELRQEHGSRLSAQNIGLEHLESAIANFTRATTTFHQTVGSVDKSNPLTVRAVNDRLMKLEGAFIDPLGLPDRPWFRHVAFAPSSVNTYAGQSFPGLADALFDIDNAADQAARWEVVKKQLAVTTFTVQSAASTLVNNLF; encoded by the exons ATGGCTGAGAACGCGTCTGGATACAGAGGCGTGCGTAGAAGACCTTTCTTACTCCTGGGGACAGGATGTGCGTTGTTCGGCCTCGTGCTTGGCATCATCATCGGCTACTTCGCCATTCCCAAACGCGCGACGCCATGGTCGGCGGCCCTGACACGGGAGGGAGACCCGAGCATCGCAGCACGGCTACAACGTGAGGTCACGCCCGACAATATCAGGGAGAACCTGag GGAGCTGACGGCCCGCCCGCACATAGCCGGGAAGGAGATGGACCTGGGGGTGGCCCAGCTGTTACGGGACAGGTGGCTGGAGTACGGGTTCGACTCCGCCCGGCTGGTCCCGTACGACGTGCTCTTGGCATACCCGAGCAGGGATCCCAACAGG TTAAGCCGCGTGTCTCTGCTGGAGTCTGACGGCACAGTAGTGGTGGAGTCCCAGCAGCAGGAGGCCGGGGTGGACGATCCCGAGGCCGAACCGCCGTTTAACGCTTACTCAGGGTCAGGAGAAGTTCAG GGTGAATTGGTGTATGTAAACTTTGCCCGGGCTGAAGACTTCCAAACGTTGGTGCGGGACCTGGGCGTGGACGTGGCTGGGAAGGTCTGCATCGCCAGATATGGCAAGATATTCAGGGGCGACAAG GTTAATCAGGCTGGTCAGTTTGGTTGTGCCGGTCTCATCCTGTACTCGGACCCTGAGCAGTGCGTGGCGCCCGGCATGGCGGTCTGGCCGGACGGCTGGATGATGCCGAGCACGGGCGTGCAGCGGGGAACGGTCAAGGGCACAAACGGAGACGTCCTGACGCCTTTTTATCCAGCTAATG AGTACGCCTATCGGTTACCTGAACAAGATGCAGGCCTTCCGACCATTCCCGTACACCCAATCAGCTACGGAGTTGCAGTTGAAATACTGAG GAATATGGCAGGCCCCGAAGCTCCCCTTGACTGGCAGGGAGGGTTAGATATTACCTACCACTTAGGACCAGGTTATACGGGTCCGACCAGTAGCAG GACAGTACGACTTGTGGTAAACCAAGACAGGGAGGTGCGGACTACATACAATGTCATCGGCACCATCCGAGGAGCCGTCGAACCAG ACCGGTACGTGATTGTGGGGAACCACCATGACGCCTGGGTGTACGGCGGCGTGGACCCGTCCAGCGGGACGGCCGTGCTGCTGGAACTCGCCAGAGCCATGGGCAAACTCAAGGGGGAGG GTTGGAGACCACGTCGCACTGTTGTGTTCGGCAGCTGGGGAGCGGAGGAGGAGGGTCTGATCGGCTCTGGGGAGTTCGTAGAG GATTATATCAGAAGTCTTCAAGAACGGACGGTAGCGTACCTCAACTGTGACTCTGTAGCAAGTG GAAACTTCTCACTGTCGGTGGCGGCAAGCCCACTCCTGCACAGCATGATACGAGAAGCGTCGAAAAAG GTGCCGGACCCGTATGAGCCCAGCAAAAAGCTGTATGACACGTGGCGGATGAAGCGACCGGAGGAGGAGGGTAATCCCGACACACGTCCGAA AATCAACAAGTTGGGCGCCGGGAGTGACTACGCACCGTTTTTCCAGCATGCCGGCATCGCGTCATCCAGCATGCGAAGCGACATAGACCCC GCCTTAGGTGTGACCTCATATCCCCTGTACCATTCCGCCTACGAAAACTTTGATCTTCAAGATCGCTTCATCGATCCTGACTGGACCGTTCACCAGGCGGTGGGCCGGCTGTGGGGGGAGATGGCTGTAATCCTAGCGGACGCCCTGGTACTGCCGCTGGATGTGCGCGACTACGCCACGGCTTTGCAGCAGATGATGGACGAGCTTCGACAGGAGCACGGCTCCAGGCTGAGTGCGCAAAATATCGGCTTAG AGCACCTTGAGTCGGCAATAGCAAACTTCACCAGGGCTACTACAACTTTCCACCAAACCGTTGGAAGTGTGGACAAATCAAA TCCCCTTACAGTTCGTGCTGTGAACGATCGTCTCATGAAGCTAGAGGGTGCCTTCATCGACCCACTGGGACTGCCTGATAGACCGTGGTTCAG ACATGTGGCTTTTGCCCCAAGCAGTGTTAACACCTATGCTGGGCAGTCCTTCCCTGGGCTGGCTGATGCCCTGTTTGACATCGACAACGCTGCTGATCAGGCAGCGCGATGGGAGGTCGTGAAGAAGCAGCTTGCGGTCACCACCTTTACTGTACAGTCTGCAGCCAGCACTTTGGTCAACAACCTGTTCTAG
- the LOC136433475 gene encoding DNA-directed RNA polymerase III subunit RPC6-like: protein MVCIYSSGVDCSISQRGNSKDKMEQDSADGIVIKQESVEPVELESRVIELCQETPKGITDALIMRHMPMVTPQQRAMAINRLLSTGRIDVLKGTGGLIYRLKDTQGTNVIKGADNQEKLVYQIITDAGNKGIWIRDIRYKCNIMITQLNKILRNLESKKLIKSVKSVAASKKKVYMLFNLEPDQSVTGGAWFSDQDFESEFVEVLNQQCFKFLQQKATAAKEAKQGPIAQRNASYASSKEVCKFITELGISKVQLSVADIETILNTLIYDGKVEMTVVASQSSSMEDSQSKLYRAVAPIMQPAGLMRIPCGVCPVFDRCHEGGAVSPSTCVYMKDWLEF, encoded by the exons ATGGTGTGCATATATAGTAGTGGAGTTGATTGTAGCATATCGCAAAGAGGAAACAGCAAAGACAAGATGGAACAGGACTCAGCGGATGGTATCGTCATCAAACAAGAGTCAGTCGAACCTGTAGAACTAGAGAGCAG AGTCATCGAACTATGCCAGGAGACCCCAAAAGGTATCACCGATGCCCTGATCATGAGACACATGCCCATGGTCACACCCCAGCAGAGGGCCATGGCTATCAACAGGCTGCTGTCCACT GGTCGCATTGATGTGTTAAAAGGGACTGGCGGGTTGATCTACAGGTTGAAAGATACCCAAGGCACAAA TGTAATAAAAGGTGCAGATAACCAAGAGAAGCTGGTATACCAGATCATCACAGATGCTGGAAATAAGG GAATCTGGATCAGGGATATACGGTACAAGTGTAACATCATGATCACACAACTCAACAAAATCCTCAGGAACCTAGAGAGCAAGAAACTTATCAAGTCTGTCAAGTCAGTagct GCCTCCAAGAAGAAAGTTTACATGCTGTTCAACCTAGAGCCTGACCAGTCAGTGACTGGGGGAGCCTGGTTTAGTGACCAGGACTTTGAGTCTGAGTTTGTAGAAGTTTTGAATCAACAGTGCTTCAAGTTTTTGCAGCAAAAG GCCACTGCTGCCAAAGAGGCAAAACAGGGACCCATTGCTCAAAGAAATGCTTCTTATGCTTCCTCCAAGGAGGTCTGTAAGTTCATTACAGAGCTGGGCATCAGTAAG GTCCAGCTGTCAGTTGCAGATATAGAGACCATACTGAACACCCTGATCTATGATGGGAAGGTGGAGATGACTGTTGTGGCCAGCCAGAGTAGCTCCATGGAGGACAGTCAGAGTAAACTGTACAGAGCTGTGGCACCGATCATGCAGCCTGCAGGGCTGATGAGAATACCATGTGGAGTCTGCCCT GTGTTTGACAGATGTCATGAAGGCGGTGCTGTGTCCCCGTCCACCTGTGTGTACATGAAAGACTGGCTGGAGTTCTGA
- the LOC136433470 gene encoding uncharacterized protein, with the protein MVDLDYIASFSRCCISAVGMLANLLILFIVARYPAMRTACNVYVANLAATDFAFCLLVLIQSIQSNVANTVGKTMNFRLLEDFCNNIWNELNSTNTNITNHTSPSMAVDNCTGHYAERERMFESYCMEFEEDLNSIATIRKITTYVDKYMMAENCTWPYLSAAMFPSLQQAELNYKMPGWTFLRSCDVSRVIAIFLVSASILLLTVIAVERHKAITNPLSSRQHGTVKHAGKTCALVWMASALAAAIDTITRNIVTNDWTFTGTSLHTTSSCVLLKIESSDASHPFFVMVLLTFLFLYIFPICIIIPLYVRILVKVRQSRRLAVRATRLDDQAFLMVFVVTVFFLVTWLPFHIVSFLIHRFVLSETEAPIDWVIAIAMFNSVANPFLYALVGKNFRDQLKKMICCKQWWNCRLWRRKSEASPDTTITIQVIGTTGRVQAKGGTGEVQVTGGAGQGQATGRTGQAQAITQAQAKGGAGQTQTTGTTGQAQGTGGTDQGQAKGGTEQAQAIEEKDTSQTMQGRQTQAMIENVANDR; encoded by the coding sequence ATGGTTGACCTTGACTATATCGCCAGCTTTTCTCGCTGCTGCATCTCTGCTGTTGGGATGTTAGCGAACCTGCTCATCTTGTTTATCGTTGCCCGCTACCCCGCCATGAGGACGGCATGTAACGTGTATGTAGCCAACCTGGCAGCAACCGACTTCGCCTTTTGCCTCCTCGTCCTAATCCAGTCAATCCAGTCCAATGTTGCAAATACGGTtggaaaaacgatgaacttccGACTGCTGGAGGACTTCTGCAACAACATCTGGAACGAACTGAACTCCAcaaatacaaatattacaaatcaTACAAGTCCGTCTATGGCTGTAGATAACTGCACAGGGCACTATGCCGAAAGAGAAAGAATGTTTGAGAGTTACTGTATGGAATTCGAAGAGGATCTGAACTCTATAGCCACAATTAGAAAAATTACCACTTATGTAGATAAATACATGATGGCAGAAAACTGCACGTGGCCATACCTAAGCGCTGCGATGTTTCCATCTCTACAACAGGCCGAGTTGAACTACAAAATGCCCGGTTGGACCTTCCTGCGAAGTTGTGACGTCAGCCGCGTCATCGCGATTTTCCTGGTCTCAGCGAGCATCCTCCTGCTGACAGTCATCGCTGTGGAGCGACACAAGGCGATTACAAACCCCCTGAGTAGCCGACAACACGGGACGGTAAAACACGCGGGAAAAACCTGTGCTTTGGTGTGGATGGCGTCCGCTCTGGCTGCAGCTATAGACACGATCACCAGGAACATTGTTACCAACGACTGGACCTTCACAGGCACTAGTCTGCATACTACCTCCTCGTGTGTACTGTTAAAGATTGAGTCATCTGATGCCAGCCACCCCTTCTTTGTCATGGTACTCTTGACCTTTCTATTCCTCTACATTTTCCCCATCTGCATAATAATTCCTCTGTACGTCCGGATATTGGTCAAGGTGAGGCAGTCTCGCCGTTTGGCGGTGAGGGCGACTAGATTAGACGACCAGGCCTTTCTCATGGTGTTCGTTGTGACAGTTTTCTTTCTCGTCACCTGGCTTCCTTTCCACATCGTTTCTTTTCTTATTCATCGTTTTGTTTTAAGCGAGACGGAGGCGCCAATCGATTGGGTGATTGCCATCGCCATGTTCAACTCCGTGGCCAACCCGTTTCTCTACGCTCTTGTCGGGAAGAACTTTCGCGACCAACTAAAGAAGATGATCTGCTGCAAACAATGGTGGAACTGCAGACTATGGAGACGGAAGAGCGAGGCTTCGCCGGACACTACGATAACAATACAGGTAATCGGCACAACAGGCCGGGTCCAGGCTAAAGGTGGAACAGGCGAGGTCCAGGTTACAGGCGGGGCAGGGCAGGGACAGGCTACAGGCAGGACAGGCCAGGCCCAGGCTATTACACAGGCTCAGGCTAAAGGTGGGGCAGGACAGACCCAGACTACAGGCACGACAGGACAGGCCCAGGGCACAGGCGGGACAGATCAGGGCCAGGCTAAAGGCGGGACAGAACAGGCCCAGGCTATAGAAGAGAAAGACACGTCACAGACAATGCAAGGCCGGCAGACACAGGCCATGATTGAAAATGTCGCAAACGACAGATGA
- the LOC136433471 gene encoding histone acetyltransferase KAT5-like isoform X1, protein MADDKENKKIGLKTTLDMVVEGCRLPVKMSILPNEEEEWPLAEILSRKEEKGKLEFYVHYIDFNKRLDEWVLPDRLRVEELQFPKKDQKTPQKQNSSAANSRPTTPDRELQDKKTTVDRSESDSPSPSLLSKKLSLPEQSSPAGKLGGQGQTPQSQTKSNAGRKRKAIFLDEKQDLPPAYCNSLSSQDSQDAPATPQPSAPPQQPRQTGSMSSSHDENIITRIKNIETIELGKYRIKPWYFSPYPPELTTISIVYICEFCLKYVKSRKCLERHRTKCTLRHPPGNEIYRKSTISFFEIDGRKNKMYSQNLCLLAKLFLDHKTLYYDTDPFLFYVMTEYDIKGFHIVGFFSKEKESTEDYNVACILTLPPYQRKGYGKLLIEFSYELSKFEGKTGSPEKPLSDLGLLSYRSYWSQTILEILVNLKPENGERPQITINEICELTSIRKEDVISTLQHLNLINYYKGQYIITLSQESIDTHNRAMAKRKIRIDAKCLHWTPKDWAKRGKW, encoded by the exons atggcggacgacaAGGAGAATAAAAAGATCGGATTGAAG ACCACGCTTGATATGGTGGTGGAAGGATGCCGCCTTCCCGTGAAAATGAGCATCCTGCCAAACGAAGAAGAAGAGTGGC CACTTGCGGAAATTCTCAGCCGAAAGGAAGAAAAGGGGAAACTGGAATTTTATGTCCACTACATTGACT TCAACAAACGTTTGGATGAGTGGGTGCTCCCGGACAGACTACGGGTGGAAGAACTCCAGTTTCCCAAGAAGGACCAGAAAACCCCCCAGAAGCAGAACTCTTCTGCGGCCAACTCTCGACCCACCACCCCGGATCGGGAACTCCAG gACAAGAAGACCACAGTTGACCGATCAGAGTCAGACAGTCCAAGTCCTTCCTTG cTCTCCAAGAAGTTAAGCCTTCCCGAGCAGAGCTCTCCTGCTGGCAAGCTAGGAGGGCAGGGCCAGACTCCACAGTCACAGACG AAGTCCAATGCAGGCAGGAAGAGGAAAGCAATATTCCTGGATGAG AAGCAGGACTTACCGCCTGCATACTGCAACTCTTTGTCGTCACAGGACTCCCAGGATGCCCCAGCCACGCCGCAGCCCAGCGCCCCTCCCCAGCAGCCTCGTCAGACAGGCAGCATGTCGTCCTCACACGATGAGAACATCATCACACGCATCAAGAACATTGAGACAATAGAGCTGGGCAAGTACCGCATCAAGCCTTGGTACTTCTCTCCCTACCCACCG GAGCTGACCACCATCTCTATTGTGTACATATGTGAGTTCTGCCTGAAGTATGTGAAGAGTAGGAAGTGCCTGGAGAGACACAGA acaaaatgtacattgagACACCCCCCTGGGAATGAGATCTACAGAAAAAGCACCATCTCCTTCTTTGAGATCGACGGCAGAAAAAATAAG ATGTACTCCCAGAACCTCTGCCTTCTTGCTAAACTGTTCCTGGACCACAAGACTTTATACTACGACACAGATCCCTTCCTCTTCTATGTCATGACAGAGTATGACATCAAGGGTTTCCACATTGTCGGATTCTTTTCAAAG GAGAAAGAGTCCACAGAAGACTACAACGTAGCCTGCATATTGACCTTGCCACCATATCAGAGAAAAGGATATGGAAAGCTTCTCATAGAATTCA GCTATGAGCTGTCCAAGTTTGAGGGGAAGACAGGATCTCCTGAGAAGCCCCTGTCTGACCTGGGTCTGCTGTCCTACAGGAGCTACTGGTCACAAACCATCCTGGAGATACTGGTCAACCTCAAGCCAGAGAACGGCGAGAGGCCACAGATCACCATCAA TGAGATCTGTGAGCTGACGAGCATCCGTAAGGAGGACGTCATCTCCACCCTACAACACCTGAACCTCATCAACTACTACAAGGGACAATACATCATCACACTTTCCCAGGAGAGCATCGACACTCACAACCGTGCCATGGCTAAGAGGAAGATAAGAATTGATGCTAAATGTTTGCACTGGACACCGAAAGACTGGGCTAAACGGGGGAAGTGGTAA
- the LOC136433471 gene encoding histone acetyltransferase KAT5-like isoform X3, with translation MADDKENKKIGLKTTLDMVVEGCRLPVKMSILPNEEEEWPLAEILSRKEEKGKLEFYVHYIDFNKRLDEWVLPDRLRVEELQFPKKDQKTPQKQNSSAANSRPTTPDRELQLSKKLSLPEQSSPAGKLGGQGQTPQSQTKSNAGRKRKAIFLDEKQDLPPAYCNSLSSQDSQDAPATPQPSAPPQQPRQTGSMSSSHDENIITRIKNIETIELGKYRIKPWYFSPYPPELTTISIVYICEFCLKYVKSRKCLERHRTKCTLRHPPGNEIYRKSTISFFEIDGRKNKMYSQNLCLLAKLFLDHKTLYYDTDPFLFYVMTEYDIKGFHIVGFFSKEKESTEDYNVACILTLPPYQRKGYGKLLIEFSYELSKFEGKTGSPEKPLSDLGLLSYRSYWSQTILEILVNLKPENGERPQITINEICELTSIRKEDVISTLQHLNLINYYKGQYIITLSQESIDTHNRAMAKRKIRIDAKCLHWTPKDWAKRGKW, from the exons atggcggacgacaAGGAGAATAAAAAGATCGGATTGAAG ACCACGCTTGATATGGTGGTGGAAGGATGCCGCCTTCCCGTGAAAATGAGCATCCTGCCAAACGAAGAAGAAGAGTGGC CACTTGCGGAAATTCTCAGCCGAAAGGAAGAAAAGGGGAAACTGGAATTTTATGTCCACTACATTGACT TCAACAAACGTTTGGATGAGTGGGTGCTCCCGGACAGACTACGGGTGGAAGAACTCCAGTTTCCCAAGAAGGACCAGAAAACCCCCCAGAAGCAGAACTCTTCTGCGGCCAACTCTCGACCCACCACCCCGGATCGGGAACTCCAG cTCTCCAAGAAGTTAAGCCTTCCCGAGCAGAGCTCTCCTGCTGGCAAGCTAGGAGGGCAGGGCCAGACTCCACAGTCACAGACG AAGTCCAATGCAGGCAGGAAGAGGAAAGCAATATTCCTGGATGAG AAGCAGGACTTACCGCCTGCATACTGCAACTCTTTGTCGTCACAGGACTCCCAGGATGCCCCAGCCACGCCGCAGCCCAGCGCCCCTCCCCAGCAGCCTCGTCAGACAGGCAGCATGTCGTCCTCACACGATGAGAACATCATCACACGCATCAAGAACATTGAGACAATAGAGCTGGGCAAGTACCGCATCAAGCCTTGGTACTTCTCTCCCTACCCACCG GAGCTGACCACCATCTCTATTGTGTACATATGTGAGTTCTGCCTGAAGTATGTGAAGAGTAGGAAGTGCCTGGAGAGACACAGA acaaaatgtacattgagACACCCCCCTGGGAATGAGATCTACAGAAAAAGCACCATCTCCTTCTTTGAGATCGACGGCAGAAAAAATAAG ATGTACTCCCAGAACCTCTGCCTTCTTGCTAAACTGTTCCTGGACCACAAGACTTTATACTACGACACAGATCCCTTCCTCTTCTATGTCATGACAGAGTATGACATCAAGGGTTTCCACATTGTCGGATTCTTTTCAAAG GAGAAAGAGTCCACAGAAGACTACAACGTAGCCTGCATATTGACCTTGCCACCATATCAGAGAAAAGGATATGGAAAGCTTCTCATAGAATTCA GCTATGAGCTGTCCAAGTTTGAGGGGAAGACAGGATCTCCTGAGAAGCCCCTGTCTGACCTGGGTCTGCTGTCCTACAGGAGCTACTGGTCACAAACCATCCTGGAGATACTGGTCAACCTCAAGCCAGAGAACGGCGAGAGGCCACAGATCACCATCAA TGAGATCTGTGAGCTGACGAGCATCCGTAAGGAGGACGTCATCTCCACCCTACAACACCTGAACCTCATCAACTACTACAAGGGACAATACATCATCACACTTTCCCAGGAGAGCATCGACACTCACAACCGTGCCATGGCTAAGAGGAAGATAAGAATTGATGCTAAATGTTTGCACTGGACACCGAAAGACTGGGCTAAACGGGGGAAGTGGTAA
- the LOC136433471 gene encoding histone acetyltransferase KAT5-like isoform X2: protein MADDKENKKIGLKTTLDMVVEGCRLPVKMSILPNEEEEWPLAEILSRKEEKGKLEFYVHYIDFNKRLDEWVLPDRLRVEELQFPKKDQKTPQKQNSSAANSRPTTPDRELQDKKTTVDRSESDSPSPSLLSKKLSLPEQSSPAGKLGGQGQTPQSQTKSNAGRKRKAIFLDEDSQDAPATPQPSAPPQQPRQTGSMSSSHDENIITRIKNIETIELGKYRIKPWYFSPYPPELTTISIVYICEFCLKYVKSRKCLERHRTKCTLRHPPGNEIYRKSTISFFEIDGRKNKMYSQNLCLLAKLFLDHKTLYYDTDPFLFYVMTEYDIKGFHIVGFFSKEKESTEDYNVACILTLPPYQRKGYGKLLIEFSYELSKFEGKTGSPEKPLSDLGLLSYRSYWSQTILEILVNLKPENGERPQITINEICELTSIRKEDVISTLQHLNLINYYKGQYIITLSQESIDTHNRAMAKRKIRIDAKCLHWTPKDWAKRGKW from the exons atggcggacgacaAGGAGAATAAAAAGATCGGATTGAAG ACCACGCTTGATATGGTGGTGGAAGGATGCCGCCTTCCCGTGAAAATGAGCATCCTGCCAAACGAAGAAGAAGAGTGGC CACTTGCGGAAATTCTCAGCCGAAAGGAAGAAAAGGGGAAACTGGAATTTTATGTCCACTACATTGACT TCAACAAACGTTTGGATGAGTGGGTGCTCCCGGACAGACTACGGGTGGAAGAACTCCAGTTTCCCAAGAAGGACCAGAAAACCCCCCAGAAGCAGAACTCTTCTGCGGCCAACTCTCGACCCACCACCCCGGATCGGGAACTCCAG gACAAGAAGACCACAGTTGACCGATCAGAGTCAGACAGTCCAAGTCCTTCCTTG cTCTCCAAGAAGTTAAGCCTTCCCGAGCAGAGCTCTCCTGCTGGCAAGCTAGGAGGGCAGGGCCAGACTCCACAGTCACAGACG AAGTCCAATGCAGGCAGGAAGAGGAAAGCAATATTCCTGGATGAG GACTCCCAGGATGCCCCAGCCACGCCGCAGCCCAGCGCCCCTCCCCAGCAGCCTCGTCAGACAGGCAGCATGTCGTCCTCACACGATGAGAACATCATCACACGCATCAAGAACATTGAGACAATAGAGCTGGGCAAGTACCGCATCAAGCCTTGGTACTTCTCTCCCTACCCACCG GAGCTGACCACCATCTCTATTGTGTACATATGTGAGTTCTGCCTGAAGTATGTGAAGAGTAGGAAGTGCCTGGAGAGACACAGA acaaaatgtacattgagACACCCCCCTGGGAATGAGATCTACAGAAAAAGCACCATCTCCTTCTTTGAGATCGACGGCAGAAAAAATAAG ATGTACTCCCAGAACCTCTGCCTTCTTGCTAAACTGTTCCTGGACCACAAGACTTTATACTACGACACAGATCCCTTCCTCTTCTATGTCATGACAGAGTATGACATCAAGGGTTTCCACATTGTCGGATTCTTTTCAAAG GAGAAAGAGTCCACAGAAGACTACAACGTAGCCTGCATATTGACCTTGCCACCATATCAGAGAAAAGGATATGGAAAGCTTCTCATAGAATTCA GCTATGAGCTGTCCAAGTTTGAGGGGAAGACAGGATCTCCTGAGAAGCCCCTGTCTGACCTGGGTCTGCTGTCCTACAGGAGCTACTGGTCACAAACCATCCTGGAGATACTGGTCAACCTCAAGCCAGAGAACGGCGAGAGGCCACAGATCACCATCAA TGAGATCTGTGAGCTGACGAGCATCCGTAAGGAGGACGTCATCTCCACCCTACAACACCTGAACCTCATCAACTACTACAAGGGACAATACATCATCACACTTTCCCAGGAGAGCATCGACACTCACAACCGTGCCATGGCTAAGAGGAAGATAAGAATTGATGCTAAATGTTTGCACTGGACACCGAAAGACTGGGCTAAACGGGGGAAGTGGTAA